One window of the Pseudarthrobacter sp. ATCC 49987 genome contains the following:
- a CDS encoding alkaline phosphatase family protein: MQLAAAGGAAVLLSAAPGTAWAAPATGRTRSYVLVVDGCRPDEITPALTPRLAALRDAGTNFPAARSLPVMETIPNHVMMMTGARPDRSGVPANAIFDRAEGVVRDLDRSSDLHFPTLLERLQERGLTTGSVLSKKYLYGIFGTRASFRWEPQPLLPVTGHAPDAATMDALLAMVSGPDPDFVFTNLGDIDRMGHSDISGTTLRAAREAALADTDMQVGRFIDHLKSAGKWDSSVVMVLADHSMDWSIPSNVISINLVLQSHPELQSNITIAQNGGADLLYWTGPEPDRAAGLAAVEQLVSAHEGVLSVNRPADLRLGAEAGDLVAYCRAGWRFSDPYVAYNPIPGNHGHPATEPIPFFVTGGSPRVVKGAVSSEAARTADVAPTLGVIYGLKPPAGGYDGTARSSAFTG, encoded by the coding sequence CTGCAACTCGCCGCCGCCGGCGGTGCCGCCGTCTTGCTTTCCGCCGCGCCGGGCACCGCCTGGGCCGCCCCGGCGACGGGCCGCACCCGGAGCTACGTGCTGGTGGTGGACGGCTGCCGGCCGGACGAGATCACACCCGCCCTGACGCCGCGACTCGCTGCCCTGCGCGATGCCGGCACCAACTTCCCCGCGGCACGCTCCCTGCCGGTGATGGAAACCATTCCGAACCACGTCATGATGATGACGGGGGCGCGGCCGGACCGTTCCGGCGTGCCGGCCAACGCCATCTTCGACCGGGCCGAAGGCGTGGTCCGCGACCTCGACCGGTCCAGCGACCTGCACTTCCCGACCCTCCTGGAGCGGCTGCAGGAGCGCGGCCTCACCACCGGATCGGTGCTGAGCAAGAAGTATCTCTACGGCATCTTCGGCACCCGCGCCAGCTTCCGCTGGGAACCCCAGCCGCTGCTGCCGGTCACCGGACACGCGCCCGACGCCGCCACGATGGACGCACTCCTGGCGATGGTGAGCGGGCCGGACCCGGACTTTGTGTTCACCAACCTGGGTGACATTGACCGCATGGGCCACTCTGACATTTCCGGAACCACGCTGCGGGCCGCGCGGGAAGCTGCCCTCGCGGACACCGACATGCAGGTGGGCCGCTTCATCGACCACCTCAAGAGTGCCGGCAAGTGGGACTCCAGCGTGGTGATGGTGCTCGCCGACCATTCTATGGACTGGTCCATCCCCAGCAACGTCATCTCGATCAACCTCGTCCTCCAGTCCCATCCGGAGCTGCAGTCCAACATCACGATTGCCCAGAACGGCGGCGCGGACCTGCTGTATTGGACCGGCCCCGAACCGGACCGCGCAGCCGGACTGGCCGCCGTCGAACAGTTGGTCAGTGCGCATGAGGGCGTCCTGTCGGTCAATAGGCCGGCGGACCTGCGGCTGGGCGCCGAGGCCGGAGACCTCGTGGCCTACTGCCGCGCGGGCTGGCGCTTCTCCGACCCATACGTGGCGTACAATCCCATTCCGGGCAACCACGGCCACCCCGCCACGGAGCCGATTCCGTTCTTCGTGACCGGCGGCAGCCCGCGGGTGGTCAAGGGGGCAGTGTCCTCCGAAGCTGCCCGGACCGCCGACGTCGCGCCGACCCTCGGCGTGATCTACGGGCTGAAGCCCCCTGCCGGCGGCTACGACGGCACGGCCCGGAGCTCTGCCTTCACCGGGTAG